Proteins encoded by one window of Salmo trutta chromosome 17, fSalTru1.1, whole genome shotgun sequence:
- the LOC115151464 gene encoding uncharacterized protein LOC115151464 isoform X11, with product MVSVQHLLGTVSVQRLLGTVPVQRLLGTVSVHPTGQGVSSTSTGHGVSSTSTGHGVSSAHWARCQFNVYWARCQFNIYWARCQFNIYWARCQFNIYWARCQFRPLGTVSVQHLLDTVSVQPTGQGVSSTSTGHGASSTSTGHGVSSTSTGHGVSSTHWAGSQFNIYWARCQFNIYWAQCQFNIYWARCQFNIYWARCQFNPLGRESVQPTGQGVSSTSTGHGASSTSTGHGVSSTSTGHGVSSTSTGHGVISTSTGHGVSSTSTGHGVSSTSTGHGVSSTHWAGSQFNIYWARCQFNIYWARCQFNIYWALCQFNIYWARCQFNPLGRESVQPTGQGVSSTSTGHGASSTSTGHGVSSTSTGHGVSSTSTGHKVSSTSTGHGVSSTSTGHGVSSTSTGHGASSTSTGHGVSSSHWAGSQFNIYWARCQFNVYWARCQFNIYWARCQFNIYWARCQFNVYWARCQFNIYWARCQFNPLGRESVQHLLGTVPVQRLLGTVSVQHLLGTVSVQPTGQGVSSTSTGHGASSTSTGHGVSSTSTGQGVSSTSTGQGVSSTSTGHGVSSTHWARCQFNIYWARCQFNPLGRESVQHLLGTVPVQRLLGTVSVQHLLGTVSVQHLLGRESVQHLLGTVPVQRLLGTVSVQHLLGTVSVQHLLGTVSVQHLLGTVSVQHLLVTVSVQHTPDLDLG from the exons atggtgtcagttcaacatctactgggcacggtgtcagttcaacgtctactgGGCACGGTGCCAGTTCAACGTCTACTGGGCACGGTGTCAGTTCATCCCACTGGGCAGggagtcagttcaacatctactgggcacggtgtcagttcaacgtctactgGGCACGGTGTCAGTTCCGCCCACTGGGCACggtgtcagttcaac gtctactgggcacggtgtcagttcaacatctactgggcacggtgtcagttcaacatctactgggcacggtgtcagttcaacatctactggGCACGGTGTCAGTTCCGCCCACTGGGCACggtgtcagttcaacatctactggACACGGTGTCAGTTCAACCCACTGGGCAGggagtcagttcaacatctactgggcacggtgccagttcaacatctactgggcacggtgtcagttcaacatctactggGCACGGTGTCAGTTCAACCCACTGGGCAGggagtcagttcaacatctactgggcacggtgccagttcaacatctactgggcacagtgtcagttcaacatctactgggcacggtgtcagttcaacatctactggGCACGGTGTCAGTTCAACCCACTGGGTAGGGAGTCAGTTCAACCCACTGGGCAAggagtcagttcaacatctactgggcacggtgccagttcaacatctactgggcacggtgtcagttcaacgtctactgggcacggtgtcagttcaacatctactgggcacggtgtcatttcaacatctactgggcacggtgtcagttcaac atctactgggcacggtgtcagttcaacatctactggGCACGGTGTCAGTTCAACCCACTGGGCAGggagtcagttcaacatctactgggcacggtgccagttcaacatctactgggcacggtgtcagttcaacatctactgggcactgtgtcagttcaacatctactggGCACGGTGTCAGTTCAACCCACTGGGTAGGGAGTCAGTTCAACCCACTGGGCAAggagtcagttcaacatctactgggcacggtgccagttcaacatctactgggcacggtgtcagttcaacgtctactgggcacggtgtcagttcaacatctactgggcacaaagtcagttcaacatctactgggcatggtgtcagttcaacatctactgggcacggtgtcagttcaacgtctactgGGCACGGTGCCAGTTCAACGTCTACTGGGCACGGTGTCAGTTCATCCCACTGGGCAGggagtcagttcaacatctactgggcacggtgtcagttcaacgtctactgGGCACGGTGTCAG ttcaacatctactgggcacggtgccagttcaacatctactgggcacggtgtcagttcaac GTCTACTGGGCACggtgtcagttcaacatctactggGCACGGTGTCAGTTCAACCCACTGGGCAGggagtcagttcaacatctactggGCACGGTGCCAGTTCAACGTCTACTGGGCACggtgtcagttcaacatctactggGCACGGTGTCAGTTCAACCCACTGGGCAGggagtcagttcaacatctactggGCACGGTGCCAGTTCAACGTCTACTGGGCACggtgtcagttcaacatctactgggcagggtgtcagttcaacatctactgggcagggagtcagttcaacatctactgggcacggtgtcagttcaacccactgggcacggtgtcagttcaacatctactggGCACGGTGTCAGTTCAACCCACTGGGCAGggagtcagttcaacatctactggGCACGGTGCCAGTTCAACGTCTACTGGGCACggtgtcagttcaacatctactgggcacggtgtcagttcaacatctactgggcagggagtcagttcaacatctactggGCACGGTGCCAGTTCAACGTCTACTGGGCACggtgtcagttcaacatctactgggcacggtgtcagttcaacatctactgggcacggtgtcagttcaacatctactgggcacggtgtcagttcaacatctactggTCACGGTGTCAGTTCAACATACACCTGatttggatttaggttaa
- the LOC115151464 gene encoding uncharacterized protein LOC115151464 isoform X5, which yields MVSVQHLLGTVSVQRLLGTVPVQRLLGTVSVHPTGQGVSSTSTGHGVSSTSTGHGVSSAHWARCQFNVYWARCQFNIYWARCQFNIYWARCQFNIYWARCQFRPLGTVSVQHLLDTVSVQPTGQGVSSTSTGHGASSTSTGHGVSSTSTGHGVSSTHWAGSQFNIYWARCQFNIYWAQCQFNIYWARCQFNIYWARCQFNPLGRESVQPTGQGVSSTSTGHGASSTSTGHGVSSTSTGHGVSSTSTGHGVISTSTGHGVSSTSTGHGVSSTSTGHGVSSTHWAGSQFNIYWARCQFNIYWARCQFNIYWALCQFNIYWARCQFNPLGRESVQPTGQGVSSTSTGHGASSTSTGHGVSSTSTGHGVSSTSTGHKVSSTSTGHGVSSTSTGHGVSSTSTGHGASSTSTGHGVSSSHWAGSQFNIYWARCQFNVYWARCQFRPLGTVSVQHLLDTVSVQPTGQGISSTSTGHGASSTSTGHGVSSTSTGHGVSSTHWAGSQFNIYWARCQFNPLGRESVQHLLGTVPVQRLLGTVSVQHLLGTVSVQPTGQGVSSTSTGHGASSTSTGHGVSSTSTGHGVSSTSTGQGVSSTSTGQGVSSTSTGHGVSSTHWARCQFNIYWARCQFNPLGRESVQHLLGTVPVQRLLGTVSVQHLLGTVSVQHLLGRESVQHLLGTVPVQRLLGTVSVQHLLGTVSVQHLLGTVSVQHLLGTVSVQHLLVTVSVQHTPDLDLG from the exons atggtgtcagttcaacatctactgggcacggtgtcagttcaacgtctactgGGCACGGTGCCAGTTCAACGTCTACTGGGCACGGTGTCAGTTCATCCCACTGGGCAGggagtcagttcaacatctactgggcacggtgtcagttcaacgtctactgGGCACGGTGTCAGTTCCGCCCACTGGGCACggtgtcagttcaac gtctactgggcacggtgtcagttcaacatctactgggcacggtgtcagttcaacatctactgggcacggtgtcagttcaacatctactggGCACGGTGTCAGTTCCGCCCACTGGGCACggtgtcagttcaacatctactggACACGGTGTCAGTTCAACCCACTGGGCAGggagtcagttcaacatctactgggcacggtgccagttcaacatctactgggcacggtgtcagttcaacatctactggGCACGGTGTCAGTTCAACCCACTGGGCAGggagtcagttcaacatctactgggcacggtgccagttcaacatctactgggcacagtgtcagttcaacatctactgggcacggtgtcagttcaacatctactggGCACGGTGTCAGTTCAACCCACTGGGTAGGGAGTCAGTTCAACCCACTGGGCAAggagtcagttcaacatctactgggcacggtgccagttcaacatctactgggcacggtgtcagttcaacgtctactgggcacggtgtcagttcaacatctactgggcacggtgtcatttcaacatctactgggcacggtgtcagttcaac atctactgggcacggtgtcagttcaacatctactggGCACGGTGTCAGTTCAACCCACTGGGCAGggagtcagttcaacatctactgggcacggtgccagttcaacatctactgggcacggtgtcagttcaacatctactgggcactgtgtcagttcaacatctactggGCACGGTGTCAGTTCAACCCACTGGGTAGGGAGTCAGTTCAACCCACTGGGCAAggagtcagttcaacatctactgggcacggtgccagttcaacatctactgggcacggtgtcagttcaacgtctactgggcacggtgtcagttcaacatctactgggcacaaagtcagttcaacatctactgggcatggtgtcagttcaacatctactgggcacggtgtcagttcaacgtctactgGGCACGGTGCCAGTTCAACGTCTACTGGGCACGGTGTCAGTTCATCCCACTGGGCAGggagtcagttcaacatctactgggcacggtgtcagttcaacgtctactgGGCACGGTGTCAGTTCCGCCCACTGGGCACggtgtcagttcaacatctactggACACGGTGTCAGTTCAACCCACTGGGCAGGGAatcagttcaacatctactgggcacggtgccagttcaacatctactgggcacggtgtcagttcaacatctactggGCACGGTGTCAGTTCAACCCACTGGGCAGggagtcagttcaacatctactggGCACGGTGTCAGTTCAACCCACTGGGCAGggagtcagttcaacatctactggGCACGGTGCCAGTTCAACGTCTACTGGGCACggtgtcagttcaacatctactggGCACGGTGTCAGTTCAACCCACTGGGCAGggagtcagttcaacatctactggGCACGGTGCCAGTTCAACGTCTACTGGGCACggtgtcagttcaac GTCTACTGGGCACggtgtcagttcaacatctactgggcagggtgtcagttcaacatctactgggcagggagtcagttcaacatctactgggcacggtgtcagttcaacccactgggcacggtgtcagttcaacatctactggGCACGGTGTCAGTTCAACCCACTGGGCAGggagtcagttcaacatctactggGCACGGTGCCAGTTCAACGTCTACTGGGCACggtgtcagttcaacatctactgggcacggtgtcagttcaacatctactgggcagggagtcagttcaacatctactggGCACGGTGCCAGTTCAACGTCTACTGGGCACggtgtcagttcaacatctactgggcacggtgtcagttcaacatctactgggcacggtgtcagttcaacatctactgggcacggtgtcagttcaacatctactggTCACGGTGTCAGTTCAACATACACCTGatttggatttaggttaa
- the LOC115151464 gene encoding uncharacterized protein LOC115151464 isoform X4, whose amino-acid sequence MVSVQHLLGTVSVQRLLGTVPVQRLLGTVSVHPTGQGVSSTSTGHGVSSTSTGHGVSSAHWARCQFNVYWARCQFNIYWARCQFNIYWARCQFNIYWARCQFRPLGTVSVQHLLDTVSVQPTGQGVSSTSTGHGASSTSTGHGVSSTSTGHGVSSTHWAGSQFNIYWARCQFNIYWAQCQFNIYWARCQFNIYWARCQFNPLGRESVQPTGQGVSSTSTGHGASSTSTGHGVSSTSTGHGVSSTSTGHGVISTSTGHGVSSTSTGHGVSSTSTGHGVSSTHWAGSQFNIYWARCQFNIYWARCQFNIYWALCQFNIYWARCQFNPLGRESVQPTGQGVSSTSTGHGASSTSTGHGVSSTSTGHGVSSTSTGHKVSSTSTGHGVSSTSTGHGVSSTSTGHGASSTSTGHGVSSSHWAGSQFNIYWARCQFNVYWARCQFRPLGTVSVQHLLDTVSVQPTGQGISSTSTGHGASSTSTGHGVSSTSTGHGVSSTHWAGSQFNIYWARCQFNVYWARCQFNIYWARCQFNPLGRESVQHLLGTVPVQRLLGTVSVQHLLGTVSVQPTGQGVSSTSTGHGASSTSTGHGVSSTSTGQGVSSTSTGQGVSSTSTGHGVSSTHWARCQFNIYWARCQFNPLGRESVQHLLGTVPVQRLLGTVSVQHLLGTVSVQHLLGRESVQHLLGTVPVQRLLGTVSVQHLLGTVSVQHLLGTVSVQHLLGTVSVQHLLVTVSVQHTPDLDLG is encoded by the exons atggtgtcagttcaacatctactgggcacggtgtcagttcaacgtctactgGGCACGGTGCCAGTTCAACGTCTACTGGGCACGGTGTCAGTTCATCCCACTGGGCAGggagtcagttcaacatctactgggcacggtgtcagttcaacgtctactgGGCACGGTGTCAGTTCCGCCCACTGGGCACggtgtcagttcaac gtctactgggcacggtgtcagttcaacatctactgggcacggtgtcagttcaacatctactgggcacggtgtcagttcaacatctactggGCACGGTGTCAGTTCCGCCCACTGGGCACggtgtcagttcaacatctactggACACGGTGTCAGTTCAACCCACTGGGCAGggagtcagttcaacatctactgggcacggtgccagttcaacatctactgggcacggtgtcagttcaacatctactggGCACGGTGTCAGTTCAACCCACTGGGCAGggagtcagttcaacatctactgggcacggtgccagttcaacatctactgggcacagtgtcagttcaacatctactgggcacggtgtcagttcaacatctactggGCACGGTGTCAGTTCAACCCACTGGGTAGGGAGTCAGTTCAACCCACTGGGCAAggagtcagttcaacatctactgggcacggtgccagttcaacatctactgggcacggtgtcagttcaacgtctactgggcacggtgtcagttcaacatctactgggcacggtgtcatttcaacatctactgggcacggtgtcagttcaac atctactgggcacggtgtcagttcaacatctactggGCACGGTGTCAGTTCAACCCACTGGGCAGggagtcagttcaacatctactgggcacggtgccagttcaacatctactgggcacggtgtcagttcaacatctactgggcactgtgtcagttcaacatctactggGCACGGTGTCAGTTCAACCCACTGGGTAGGGAGTCAGTTCAACCCACTGGGCAAggagtcagttcaacatctactgggcacggtgccagttcaacatctactgggcacggtgtcagttcaacgtctactgggcacggtgtcagttcaacatctactgggcacaaagtcagttcaacatctactgggcatggtgtcagttcaacatctactgggcacggtgtcagttcaacgtctactgGGCACGGTGCCAGTTCAACGTCTACTGGGCACGGTGTCAGTTCATCCCACTGGGCAGggagtcagttcaacatctactgggcacggtgtcagttcaacgtctactgGGCACGGTGTCAGTTCCGCCCACTGGGCACggtgtcagttcaacatctactggACACGGTGTCAGTTCAACCCACTGGGCAGGGAatcagttcaacatctactgggcacggtgccagttcaacatctactgggcacggtgtcagttcaac atctactggGCACGGTGTCAGTTCAACCCACTGGGCAGggagtcagttcaacatctactggGCACGGTGCCAGTTCAACGTCTACTGGGCACggtgtcagttcaacatctactggGCACGGTGTCAGTTCAACCCACTGGGCAGggagtcagttcaacatctactggGCACGGTGCCAGTTCAACGTCTACTGGGCACggtgtcagttcaacatctactggGCACGGTGTCAGTTCAACCCACTGGGCAGggagtcagttcaacatctactggGCACGGTGCCAGTTCAACGTCTACTGGGCACggtgtcagttcaacatctactgggcagggtgtcagttcaacatctactgggcagggagtcagttcaacatctactgggcacggtgtcagttcaacccactgggcacggtgtcagttcaacatctactggGCACGGTGTCAGTTCAACCCACTGGGCAGggagtcagttcaacatctactggGCACGGTGCCAGTTCAACGTCTACTGGGCACggtgtcagttcaacatctactgggcacggtgtcagttcaacatctactgggcagggagtcagttcaacatctactggGCACGGTGCCAGTTCAACGTCTACTGGGCACggtgtcagttcaacatctactgggcacggtgtcagttcaacatctactgggcacggtgtcagttcaacatctactgggcacggtgtcagttcaacatctactggTCACGGTGTCAGTTCAACATACACCTGatttggatttaggttaa
- the LOC115151464 gene encoding uncharacterized protein LOC115151464 isoform X7, with translation MVSVQHLLGTVSVQRLLGTVPVQRLLGTVSVHPTGQGVSSTSTGHGVSSTSTGHGVSSAHWARCQFNVYWARCQFNIYWARCQFNIYWARCQFNIYWARCQFRPLGTVSVQHLLDTVSVQPTGQGVSSTSTGHGASSTSTGHGVSSTSTGHGVSSTHWAGSQFNIYWARCQFNIYWAQCQFNIYWARCQFNIYWARCQFNPLGRESVQPTGQGVSSTSTGHGASSTSTGHGVSSTSTGHGVSSTSTGHGVISTSTGHGVSSTSTGHGVSSTSTGHGVSSTHWAGSQFNIYWARCQFNIYWARCQFNIYWALCQFNIYWARCQFNPLGRESVQPTGQGVSSTSTGHGASSTSTGHGVSSTSTGHGVSSTSTGHKVSSTSTGHGVSSTSTGHGVSSTSTGHGASSTSTGHGVSSSHWAGSQFNIYWARCQFNVYWARCQFRPLGTVSVQHLLDTVSVQPTGQGVSSTSTGHGVSSTHWAGSQFNIYWARCQFNVYWARCQFNIYWARCQFNPLGRESVQHLLGTVPVQRLLGTVSVQHLLGTVSVQPTGQGVSSTSTGHGASSTSTGHGVSSTSTGQGVSSTSTGQGVSSTSTGHGVSSTHWARCQFNIYWARCQFNPLGRESVQHLLGTVPVQRLLGTVSVQHLLGTVSVQHLLGRESVQHLLGTVPVQRLLGTVSVQHLLGTVSVQHLLGTVSVQHLLGTVSVQHLLVTVSVQHTPDLDLG, from the exons atggtgtcagttcaacatctactgggcacggtgtcagttcaacgtctactgGGCACGGTGCCAGTTCAACGTCTACTGGGCACGGTGTCAGTTCATCCCACTGGGCAGggagtcagttcaacatctactgggcacggtgtcagttcaacgtctactgGGCACGGTGTCAGTTCCGCCCACTGGGCACggtgtcagttcaac gtctactgggcacggtgtcagttcaacatctactgggcacggtgtcagttcaacatctactgggcacggtgtcagttcaacatctactggGCACGGTGTCAGTTCCGCCCACTGGGCACggtgtcagttcaacatctactggACACGGTGTCAGTTCAACCCACTGGGCAGggagtcagttcaacatctactgggcacggtgccagttcaacatctactgggcacggtgtcagttcaacatctactggGCACGGTGTCAGTTCAACCCACTGGGCAGggagtcagttcaacatctactgggcacggtgccagttcaacatctactgggcacagtgtcagttcaacatctactgggcacggtgtcagttcaacatctactggGCACGGTGTCAGTTCAACCCACTGGGTAGGGAGTCAGTTCAACCCACTGGGCAAggagtcagttcaacatctactgggcacggtgccagttcaacatctactgggcacggtgtcagttcaacgtctactgggcacggtgtcagttcaacatctactgggcacggtgtcatttcaacatctactgggcacggtgtcagttcaac atctactgggcacggtgtcagttcaacatctactggGCACGGTGTCAGTTCAACCCACTGGGCAGggagtcagttcaacatctactgggcacggtgccagttcaacatctactgggcacggtgtcagttcaacatctactgggcactgtgtcagttcaacatctactggGCACGGTGTCAGTTCAACCCACTGGGTAGGGAGTCAGTTCAACCCACTGGGCAAggagtcagttcaacatctactgggcacggtgccagttcaacatctactgggcacggtgtcagttcaacgtctactgggcacggtgtcagttcaacatctactgggcacaaagtcagttcaacatctactgggcatggtgtcagttcaacatctactgggcacggtgtcagttcaacgtctactgGGCACGGTGCCAGTTCAACGTCTACTGGGCACGGTGTCAGTTCATCCCACTGGGCAGggagtcagttcaacatctactgggcacggtgtcagttcaacgtctactgGGCACGGTGTCAGTTCCGCCCACTGGGCACggtgtcagttcaacatctactggACACGGTGTCAGTTCAACCCACTGGGCAG ggagtcagttcaacatctactggGCACGGTGTCAGTTCAACCCACTGGGCAGggagtcagttcaacatctactggGCACGGTGCCAGTTCAACGTCTACTGGGCACggtgtcagttcaacatctactggGCACGGTGTCAGTTCAACCCACTGGGCAGggagtcagttcaacatctactggGCACGGTGCCAGTTCAACGTCTACTGGGCACggtgtcagttcaacatctactggGCACGGTGTCAGTTCAACCCACTGGGCAGggagtcagttcaacatctactggGCACGGTGCCAGTTCAACGTCTACTGGGCACggtgtcagttcaacatctactgggcagggtgtcagttcaacatctactgggcagggagtcagttcaacatctactgggcacggtgtcagttcaacccactgggcacggtgtcagttcaacatctactggGCACGGTGTCAGTTCAACCCACTGGGCAGggagtcagttcaacatctactggGCACGGTGCCAGTTCAACGTCTACTGGGCACggtgtcagttcaacatctactgggcacggtgtcagttcaacatctactgggcagggagtcagttcaacatctactggGCACGGTGCCAGTTCAACGTCTACTGGGCACggtgtcagttcaacatctactgggcacggtgtcagttcaacatctactgggcacggtgtcagttcaacatctactgggcacggtgtcagttcaacatctactggTCACGGTGTCAGTTCAACATACACCTGatttggatttaggttaa
- the LOC115151464 gene encoding uncharacterized serine-rich protein C215.13 isoform X9 produces MVSVQHLLGTVSVQRLLGTVPVQRLLGTVSVHPTGQGVSSTSTGHGVSSTSTGHGVSSAHWARCQFNVYWARCQFNIYWARCQFNIYWARCQFNIYWARCQFRPLGTVSVQHLLDTVSVQPTGQGVSSTSTGHGASSTSTGHGVSSTSTGHGVSSTHWAGSQFNIYWARCQFNIYWAQCQFNIYWARCQFNIYWARCQFNPLGRESVQPTGQGVSSTSTGHGASSTSTGHGVSSTSTGHGVSSTSTGHGVISTSTGHGVSSTSTGHGVSSTSTGHGVSSTHWAGSQFNIYWARCQFNIYWARCQFNIYWALCQFNIYWARCQFNPLGRESVQPTGQGVSSTSTGHGASSTSTGHGVSSTSTGHGVSSTSTGHKVSSTSTGHGVSSTSTGHGVSSTSTGHGASSTSTGHGVSSSHWAGSQFNIYWARCQFNVYWARCQFRPLGTVSVQHLLDTVSVQPTGQGISSTSTGHGASSTSTGHGVSSTSTGHGVSSTHWAGSQFNIYWARCQFNVYWARCQFNIYWARCQFNPLGRESVQHLLGTVPVQRLLGTVSVQRLLGTVSVQHLLGRVSVQHLLGRESVQHLLGTVSVQPTGHGVSSTSTGHGVSSTHWAGSQFNIYWARCQFNVYWARCQFNIYWARCQFNIYWAGSQFNIYWARCQFNVYWARCQFNIYWARCQFNIYWARCQFNIYWARCQFNIYWSRCQFNIHLIWI; encoded by the exons atggtgtcagttcaacatctactgggcacggtgtcagttcaacgtctactgGGCACGGTGCCAGTTCAACGTCTACTGGGCACGGTGTCAGTTCATCCCACTGGGCAGggagtcagttcaacatctactgggcacggtgtcagttcaacgtctactgGGCACGGTGTCAGTTCCGCCCACTGGGCACggtgtcagttcaac gtctactgggcacggtgtcagttcaacatctactgggcacggtgtcagttcaacatctactgggcacggtgtcagttcaacatctactggGCACGGTGTCAGTTCCGCCCACTGGGCACggtgtcagttcaacatctactggACACGGTGTCAGTTCAACCCACTGGGCAGggagtcagttcaacatctactgggcacggtgccagttcaacatctactgggcacggtgtcagttcaacatctactggGCACGGTGTCAGTTCAACCCACTGGGCAGggagtcagttcaacatctactgggcacggtgccagttcaacatctactgggcacagtgtcagttcaacatctactgggcacggtgtcagttcaacatctactggGCACGGTGTCAGTTCAACCCACTGGGTAGGGAGTCAGTTCAACCCACTGGGCAAggagtcagttcaacatctactgggcacggtgccagttcaacatctactgggcacggtgtcagttcaacgtctactgggcacggtgtcagttcaacatctactgggcacggtgtcatttcaacatctactgggcacggtgtcagttcaac atctactgggcacggtgtcagttcaacatctactggGCACGGTGTCAGTTCAACCCACTGGGCAGggagtcagttcaacatctactgggcacggtgccagttcaacatctactgggcacggtgtcagttcaacatctactgggcactgtgtcagttcaacatctactggGCACGGTGTCAGTTCAACCCACTGGGTAGGGAGTCAGTTCAACCCACTGGGCAAggagtcagttcaacatctactgggcacggtgccagttcaacatctactgggcacggtgtcagttcaacgtctactgggcacggtgtcagttcaacatctactgggcacaaagtcagttcaacatctactgggcatggtgtcagttcaacatctactgggcacggtgtcagttcaacgtctactgGGCACGGTGCCAGTTCAACGTCTACTGGGCACGGTGTCAGTTCATCCCACTGGGCAGggagtcagttcaacatctactgggcacggtgtcagttcaacgtctactgGGCACGGTGTCAGTTCCGCCCACTGGGCACggtgtcagttcaacatctactggACACGGTGTCAGTTCAACCCACTGGGCAGGGAatcagttcaacatctactgggcacggtgccagttcaacatctactgggcacggtgtcagttcaac atctactggGCACGGTGTCAGTTCAACCCACTGGGCAGggagtcagttcaacatctactggGCACGGTGCCAGTTCAACGTCTACTGGGCACggtgtcagttcaacatctactggGCACGGTGTCAGTTCAACCCACTGGGCAGggagtcagttcaacatctactggGCACGGTGCCAGTTCAACGTCTACTGGGCACggtgtcagttcaac GTCTACTGGGCACggtgtcagttcaacatctactgggcagggtgtcagttcaacatctactgggcagggagtcagttcaacatctactgggcacggtgtcagttcaacccactgggcacggtgtcagttcaacatctactggGCACGGTGTCAGTTCAACCCACTGGGCAGggagtcagttcaacatctactggGCACGGTGCCAGTTCAACGTCTACTGGGCACggtgtcagttcaacatctactgggcacggtgtcagttcaacatctactgggcagggagtcagttcaacatctactggGCACGGTGCCAGTTCAACGTCTACTGGGCACggtgtcagttcaacatctactgggcacggtgtcagttcaacatctactgggcacggtgtcagttcaacatctactgggcacggtgtcagttcaacatctactggTCACGGTGTCAGTTCAACATACACCTGatttggatttag